CGCTGCCAGCGGACACGCCCCGCGTGCCACCCCGCACCCCACACGGCTCGACCTCGCCGCCGCCCGGCACCACGGGCCACAGCCCGCCATGGCCTGACCCGCGCCCCTCCCCACCCGGCCACGAGCGCAACACGCCGTAGCCGCACCCACCCCTGCCGCTCCCCCACCCGCCGGGCCAACCTGCCCGGCCGATGCGGCAGCACCACGGAGAACCATCCATGCGCAACATCACCACCCACAGCGCGCCGGTCAGCGGCCTGCGCGGCATCGCGGACACCTACTGGCAGGCCCGCGGGGCGTGCCACTGGCTGTACCCCGAGGACGCCGACGAGTTGTTCTTCGCCTCCGGCCGGGACCGCGAGGCCATCGCCGAGGCGAAGGCCCTGTGCGCCACCTGCCCGGTCCGCGACGAATGCCTCGACTTCGCCGTGGAGAACGGCCTCAAGGAGGGCGTCTGGGGCGGATGCACCCCGGCCGAGCGCGAACCCCGCCGCGACGAGATCGCCAAAGATTGCGATGACCGCCGCGTTGTCGCGGTCATCGAGCACCGGCGGGAGGTGCACCTCAACGCCAAGGAGCGGGGCGCCGTCATCGACCGTGCCTACGCCCGAGGCTGGCGTGCCGACCGGCTCGCGGTGGCCCTGCGCGTCGGTCAGGAACGTGCTCGCGACCTGCTCACCGAGGCCGCCCACAAGCTTGCCGACCGGGGCCAGGCTGTTCAGGTGCCCCAGGCGCCGAAGCAGCGCAAGCGCCGCAGGCCCACCACGAGCAAGCCCGCGACCAGCCCCGCCGCCCGCCACCGGCAGGCAACCGTGCCGGTGAAGACCATGTCCGCGAACACCCCTCTCGGAAAGGCCGTATGACCCACCAGGCTCTCTCCCTCGCCGTGCCGGACCTCGCCCCGCCCCTCGTCCTCGGCCTCTCCACCGCCCTGGTGCTGGCCGCGGTCGTGGTCGGCTGGGTGATCCGACGCCGAGCCGTCCGCACGTCCACCGCGGGCAGCCCCGCGGTCAGGGTCGCGGCCCTTGCCGCGCTCGGGTGCACCGCCTACAGCGCGGACACGAGCTGGCGGTTCGGGGCCGACTACCTGGACATGGGCAGCACCGTCGAGCGCGCCTTCATGTTCGCCACGGCCGAGCTGGCCCTGTTCGCCACAGCGTTGATGGCACGGCAGAACCTGGCCACCCAAGGCGCCCCCGGCCTGCCGGGAGCTCTGGTCTGGCTCATCACCGCCGTGCAGATCATCCCCGCCTACGCCGAGTTCGGCCCCGTCGGAGGCACCGTCCGCGCCCTGATCGGCCTGGTCATGGCGGCCGTGCTGTGGCACCTCGCGATGGGCATCGAACTCCGCCTGCGCACCCCCGGCGCGGCCTCCCGGGGACTGCTCGCCAGCCTGGGACGTGAACTGCGTGAGCGGCTGCTGTCCCGGCTCGGTATCGCCGCTCGGGACCGTGACGCCGCTCAGATCACCCGCGACCGGGCCACCGCCCGCGCGGTCACGCTCGCCGCTCGCCTGGCCGAGCGCACCCCCGAGCAACGCGGTACCTGGCGCGGCCGGTACCTGACCCGGCGCCTGTCCAAGGCCATCGGGCACGCCGCCGTCGGCAGCGACCCCGTCCAACGGACACGCCTCCTCGACCAGCTCGCCGTCCGCCGCCACGCGATCGACCTCGCCAGCATCACTCTCCCCTCCCCCTGGTCCCACCCCCAGCACCAGAAAGAAGCCGGGACCGTCCCCGCCCCGACCGACACCATCACCACGCTGGTCCCCGCCTCGGTCCCCGATCACGGTCCCCACCACACCGACCCATCTGCCGGGGACCGGTCCCCCGCATCCCGGGGACCGGTCCCGGGGACCGTCCCCGCGTCGTCCCACTCACCCGGGGACCGCAGGCCGGAAAGCGGGGACCGTCCCCGCGAAGACGGCGGCCAAGTCGCCCTCCCCGAGAGCAGCGACGCCGGGACCGCGGAGC
This DNA window, taken from Streptomyces sp. SCSIO 30461, encodes the following:
- a CDS encoding WhiB family transcriptional regulator, with the protein product MRNITTHSAPVSGLRGIADTYWQARGACHWLYPEDADELFFASGRDREAIAEAKALCATCPVRDECLDFAVENGLKEGVWGGCTPAEREPRRDEIAKDCDDRRVVAVIEHRREVHLNAKERGAVIDRAYARGWRADRLAVALRVGQERARDLLTEAAHKLADRGQAVQVPQAPKQRKRRRPTTSKPATSPAARHRQATVPVKTMSANTPLGKAV